ATAATGCTTCGGCATAACGGAAGACAATGGCGCCCGTTTCATCACTTGAACTCCAGGAAACCCCGCCACCCGCCAAAGCCGATTTTGGATCATTTCCCTTCCGAATCTGGAAACCAGTATTATTCAAGGCCTCACCGGATTTATCCAAAAATGGTTTCTTAAAGGTAGCTTTACCGAAGGTATTGTCCCACATCAGCGCACCCGGTGTCCAGATCGTCTGGGACAGTCTTGGGTCACAATCTGTCCGAATTTTTTCTAAAAACGCATTACCTTTCACCGTCTTGCCAAGGGTAAAATAATCGTATGGCTGACCATTTCGCCCCAGATAATGCTGCACCTGTTCGAAAGTCATGGATATTCCCGCAGTACGGTCAGATACATAGATCTGGAAGGAGTGCGACAGATCGCGGTTGACAGCATAAGCTTTCCAGAGGATCACCTCTTTATTGGCAAGTTGGTCTTTCAGGGAAAATAATTTACAGTAATCGTTTTCAGGATCATTATTGCTATATAGGGACATGCCATATTTCGTGTCCATCAACGTTTCGGCAGCCGCAGCAGCTTGACGGAAGTACTTATTGGGATCGACGCCAGCTGTACCAAATGCTGTACCTTTGTGGTATTTCTGCCAGCTGCCTTCGAATAAGGCGACTCTGGATTTGAAGAGCAGGGCAGCCTGTTTGGAAAGCCGATTGTTTTTACCTTTTACTGTAGCCACTGGCTCCAGATATTCTATCGCTTTATCTAGGTGTGCCAAAATCGAATCGACTACCGTTGTACGTGGGTCACGTGCTTTGAATAGTTCCTCAGAGTCCATCTCCAATGGCTCCGTATACCAGGGAACATCACCGTAGAGCCTGACTTTTTCGAAATAAAACCAAGCTTTAAAGAAGTGCGCCTCGCCTAAAAACTGCTTATATTTTTCAAAAGGATCTTTGCATTTCGTATAATTCTTAAAAAAGATATTGACACTACGGATATTACCCCAGGTCCAGTTTCCGCCTGATGAAACCGGCGATTCCGTGCCATTTAAAACTGTACTGGGCGAACTGGATATCTGCACATCGGATCCACGGGAGCCATCCCAACCGATCACACCGAGAAAACTACCTACGGTATTAAAAGCCGGGAATACCGTATAGAATTGCACCGTATAATTCTCCAGGTCTTTGGCTGTTTTCCAATAGCTTTCGTTTTCAATCTGTGTCAATGGCGGTCTGTCCAAAAACTCTTCGGAGCAGGAACTGGCCAACAGTACGATAACTGCCGTATATAATAAGGTTATGATTTTTTTCATTGGTTATTGATTTCTTGATATAATTTTCTTTCGCCATCCAAGTAGCTTCCTTTACATTCGAATCAAATGCTGTTACAGCGAAATATTTATCCCGAATGCCCAAATTGCCTGCGAAAACATGCCCTTGCCATCTCCATATTGGCCCAACATTGCTGTTTCGGGGTCAAATCCGCTTGGGAGTTTGGACAAAGTGTAGATATTCTCACCGGAGAAATAAATACGGGCGCGTTTTAATCCGATTTTCTGAAGCATTAACGGCGGGATGGTATAGCCAATCTGCAGATTTTTAAGGCGTGCATAGGCACCATTCTGCAGGTAGCGCGTCTGCATTTGCTTATTCTTGCTATCTTGAGTTGTATTACTGTAAGGCCGCGGAAAATAAGCTTCAGTATTTATACCAAGTCCCGAATACCGGTCGCCTTCGGTATCCCGGTAGTAATCCATGTGATGAGGGAATAGCGAAGACTGATTCCAGGCCCTAAAACCCCAAAACACATTACCATCCAGCCATAGATCACGTTTTCCCGTACCTTGAATAAACACCGCGATATCAACATTTTTGTAGTTAGCTGTTAAATTAAGTCCATACTGATAACGACGCGTCGAATTACCAATGATTTTAAGGTCACCGTGGTCATTGATGGTGTTTTTACCATTATTGATTAGGCCGTCTCCATTGAGATCCCGGTACTCAACGTCCCCCGTCTGCCAGGCCTGGCCGTTGATAAATTTTTGATAACCTGATGCATTGATCTCGTCGGCACGTTCCTTGGTTTTGATCAATCCGGCAGTTTCATAACCCCATATTTCACCGTCATCTTTGCCGATATAATCCGTTGTCAGGATACCTGTAGGGTTGGTATACTTTGTAATTATATTTTTATAATCAAATACATTTGCTGCTACGGAATAGTTAAAATCCGAGCCTATTTTTCCATTCCAGCGCAAGCTAAAATCCCAACCCATGGTTTTGAGCTC
The window above is part of the Sphingobacterium sp. ML3W genome. Proteins encoded here:
- a CDS encoding RagB/SusD family nutrient uptake outer membrane protein yields the protein MKKIITLLYTAVIVLLASSCSEEFLDRPPLTQIENESYWKTAKDLENYTVQFYTVFPAFNTVGSFLGVIGWDGSRGSDVQISSSPSTVLNGTESPVSSGGNWTWGNIRSVNIFFKNYTKCKDPFEKYKQFLGEAHFFKAWFYFEKVRLYGDVPWYTEPLEMDSEELFKARDPRTTVVDSILAHLDKAIEYLEPVATVKGKNNRLSKQAALLFKSRVALFEGSWQKYHKGTAFGTAGVDPNKYFRQAAAAAETLMDTKYGMSLYSNNDPENDYCKLFSLKDQLANKEVILWKAYAVNRDLSHSFQIYVSDRTAGISMTFEQVQHYLGRNGQPYDYFTLGKTVKGNAFLEKIRTDCDPRLSQTIWTPGALMWDNTFGKATFKKPFLDKSGEALNNTGFQIRKGNDPKSALAGGGVSWSSSDETGAIVFRYAEALLNYAEAKAELGETVDYAKSINLLRKRSGMPDFAITNDPNNDRYADYGYNLSDQLKEIRRERTVELGAEGFRYDDIRRWAAHKLLKGKRPKGYPFAASDWTGTKINYKVDADGLLDPFVTQLPNGYGFKENRDYLECIPLNEITLNNNLKQNPGWE